A single Paenibacillus kribbensis DNA region contains:
- the nirD gene encoding nitrite reductase small subunit NirD encodes MIKHAEWLIVGHSKDFPNRIGRTIRLNDKEIAVFRTSENKLYAVENSNPHPKGGPLTESIVSGHYIYDPLRDWKIDLETGLVQDPDTGQVKTFDIREDGEEVKISL; translated from the coding sequence ATGATCAAACATGCTGAGTGGCTTATCGTCGGTCACAGTAAGGATTTTCCTAATAGAATTGGACGGACTATCCGGTTGAATGATAAGGAAATCGCAGTATTCCGCACTTCGGAGAACAAGCTTTACGCTGTTGAAAATTCCAACCCGCATCCGAAGGGGGGGCCGCTTACCGAATCCATCGTATCAGGTCATTACATTTATGACCCGCTGCGTGATTGGAAGATTGATTTGGAGACGGGTCTCGTTCAAGACCCTGATACCGGACAAGTCAAAACTTTCGACATTCGGGAAGACGGAGAAGAAGTGAAAATATCCCTTTAA
- a CDS encoding exosporium glycoprotein BclB-related protein — protein MKHKRSFRFSGASKKDEDNKPAKVNRGIEALLKLINELTAIIPLVFKNPSAANVSSLQQILRRLLILTKSLRLRNGVKADLLAALELAIVALEATPFSPISVGTTLQQLLDALLSIVLQEPLGPVFKGSLISAIRTTGTTISNALGETYYSGVPGPQGLAGPPGPMGAPGPAGVPGPQGHVGPAGPVGPAGPVGPAGPAGPVGAAGPIGAAGPEGPPGPVGATGVAGPASGVTSATNATGADGLPGLAGSTGATGATGTDGLSGLARSTGATGATGTDGLSGLARSTGATGATGADGLSGLASATGVTGSDGIARPAGPTGATGSGAIIPFASGGPATMTTIADGLAGSTSLIGFGSSATGISIVGGAIDLTGTLLGPLTNFAFSVPRDGIITSIAGYFSTTAALILEASSVSITAQLFSSPTPNNTFTPVPGAAVTLAPPLTDTISLGNFSSGITTGLAIPVTAGTRLLLVFSATATGASVLNTVIGYASAGITIT, from the coding sequence ATGAAACATAAAAGATCATTCAGGTTCAGTGGCGCTTCAAAAAAGGATGAAGACAATAAACCAGCAAAGGTTAATCGGGGGATTGAAGCTCTTCTCAAGCTTATAAATGAATTGACCGCAATCATCCCGCTTGTATTCAAAAATCCCTCAGCGGCTAATGTATCTTCATTGCAGCAAATTTTAAGGCGATTGTTGATTCTGACGAAAAGCTTAAGACTTAGAAATGGCGTTAAGGCGGACTTATTGGCTGCGTTGGAGCTGGCTATCGTGGCGCTGGAAGCCACACCATTCTCACCGATTAGTGTAGGAACTACACTGCAACAGCTACTGGATGCCCTATTGTCTATCGTTCTACAGGAACCCCTTGGTCCTGTTTTTAAAGGCAGCCTGATTAGTGCGATCAGAACGACAGGAACGACTATTAGCAACGCATTGGGTGAAACATACTATTCAGGGGTCCCTGGTCCGCAAGGGCTTGCTGGACCTCCAGGTCCCATGGGTGCTCCGGGACCAGCAGGGGTTCCTGGACCACAGGGGCATGTCGGACCTGCTGGTCCTGTTGGACCTGCCGGGCCTGTTGGACCTGCCGGGCCTGCGGGTCCGGTTGGAGCTGCTGGGCCAATCGGGGCTGCCGGGCCTGAAGGACCTCCCGGACCGGTCGGCGCCACAGGGGTTGCCGGGCCTGCCAGTGGGGTCACCAGCGCCACAAATGCTACAGGCGCGGACGGGTTGCCCGGGCTGGCCGGGTCCACTGGCGCCACGGGTGCTACCGGTACGGATGGATTGTCCGGGCTGGCCAGGTCCACTGGCGCCACGGGTGCTACCGGTACGGATGGATTGTCCGGGCTGGCCAGGTCCACTGGCGCCACGGGTGCTACCGGTGCGGATGGATTGTCCGGGCTGGCAAGCGCTACAGGAGTCACAGGCTCCGATGGTATTGCCAGACCCGCTGGACCTACCGGAGCCACGGGCTCAGGAGCGATCATTCCATTCGCTTCAGGCGGACCAGCGACTATGACAACCATCGCTGACGGATTAGCAGGAAGCACAAGTTTAATCGGTTTCGGAAGCTCAGCAACAGGGATCAGCATTGTAGGCGGAGCCATAGACCTAACAGGTACATTGCTAGGACCACTGACTAACTTCGCTTTTTCCGTACCACGGGATGGCATAATTACATCCATTGCCGGATATTTCAGTACAACTGCTGCCTTGATCCTCGAAGCATCATCCGTAAGCATTACTGCTCAGCTATTTAGTTCCCCGACACCTAATAACACCTTTACACCTGTTCCCGGAGCAGCCGTCACATTAGCTCCACCACTAACAGACACGATCTCCTTGGGTAATTTCTCCAGCGGCATCACTACCGGATTGGCTATACCGGTAACAGCGGGAACCCGGCTGCTCCTTGTCTTCTCCGCGACAGCTACAGGGGCCTCTGTTCTTAACACCGTTATCGGTTATGCAAGTGCAGGTATTACGATAACCTGA
- a CDS encoding phage tail protein: MKKHFWKKAAVLSLLAVILLGGTAISPKQAQASPEPYLGEITLYPYTFAPRGWLKCEGQILNISQNTPLFSLLGTNFGGDGRTTFALPDLRGASPMPNVDYYIAIEGAAFPSRP; encoded by the coding sequence ATGAAGAAGCATTTTTGGAAAAAAGCCGCTGTGTTGAGCTTGTTAGCAGTGATTTTGTTAGGAGGAACGGCGATTAGTCCCAAACAGGCACAAGCATCCCCCGAGCCTTATCTTGGAGAAATTACGTTGTACCCTTACACGTTCGCTCCTAGAGGCTGGCTAAAGTGTGAAGGTCAGATATTGAATATTTCGCAAAATACACCGTTATTTTCGCTGCTGGGGACTAATTTTGGTGGGGATGGGAGAACCACATTTGCATTGCCTGATTTGCGCGGGGCCTCTCCGATGCCGAATGTAGACTACTATATCGCAATTGAAGGAGCGGCGTTCCCGTCCCGCCCATAA
- the rpiB gene encoding ribose 5-phosphate isomerase B produces MRIAIGSDHVAIELKAIISAYVNELGHEVMDYGPKTSERTDYPKYGKLVAEAVVGKQADAGILICGTGVGISISANKVKGIRAVVCSEPYSAQLSKQHNNTNVLAFGARVVGSELAKMIVKAWLEAEFEGGRHGDRIKMISDIEEQHLC; encoded by the coding sequence ATGAGAATTGCTATTGGAAGCGACCATGTGGCTATAGAGCTTAAAGCGATTATTTCCGCTTATGTTAATGAACTGGGTCATGAGGTCATGGACTACGGACCGAAAACTTCAGAAAGAACCGACTATCCGAAGTATGGGAAACTTGTTGCAGAGGCTGTAGTCGGAAAGCAGGCTGATGCAGGTATTCTGATTTGTGGCACAGGCGTGGGGATATCCATCTCGGCCAACAAAGTCAAGGGAATTCGGGCTGTGGTATGCAGCGAGCCTTATTCCGCACAATTGTCCAAGCAGCACAACAATACGAATGTTCTTGCATTTGGTGCGCGTGTCGTTGGAAGCGAATTGGCGAAAATGATTGTGAAAGCATGGCTGGAGGCTGAGTTTGAGGGAGGACGTCATGGCGACCGCATCAAGATGATATCCGACATCGAGGAACAGCATTTATGCTGA
- the nirB gene encoding nitrite reductase large subunit NirB yields the protein MINSKKKLVVIGNGMAGINTVEQILKLTDKYEITVLGSEPHPNYNRIMLSYVLEGSKTIEDIILNDLQWYEDQGITLYTGKMVRNIDGERKRIHTEDGLEIDYDLALIATGSQSFILPIPGKELPGVIGFRDIADCTAMLEAAKTYKKAAVIGGGLLGLEAAKGLVNLGMDVTVVHLMEDLMERQLDREASAMLKAELERQGIKFAMQMQTAEVYGQDRVQGLRFSDGSELEADLLVMAVGIKPNIQVAVQSGIETNRGIVVDDLMKTSMPDVYAVGECAEHRGICYGLVAPLFEQGSVIAKHLAGADTEGYAGSVVSTKLKISGVDVFSAGEFITAPEHTVIVAKDEWKRTYKKVLLRENKIVGTVLFGDVSESASLQKYVRQQTLMTDEIYGQLMGTGCSKDGAKTLSAETMADDEIVCGCNGVTKKAIVDAINENGLTTVDEIKACTGATRSCGGCKPVVEQILQYVLGDSFKSAAKQGICGCTTLSRDEIVAAIKTKGLTTTREVMNVLGWQNDEGCSKCRPALNYYLGMINPDTHENEEDSRFVNERLHANIQKDGTFTVVPRMYGGVTTPEDLKKIADVSLKYNVKVVKVTGGQRLDLIGVRKEDLPKVWEELDMPSGYAYAKSLRTVKTCVGSQFCRFGTQDSMGMGEVLERKFERLDFPAKFKLAVNGCPRNCAESCTKDIGIVGNDGGWEIFIGGNGGIKARLADSLCKVKTDDELIDIVAGVMQFYRETGQYLERTSEWVERTGLEEIQKAVVHDIDNRKALIERIEFTLKQLEDPWKKIIHNADSRKNLFEVVTPSMV from the coding sequence ATGATAAACAGTAAAAAGAAGCTTGTTGTGATAGGGAACGGGATGGCTGGTATCAATACGGTCGAACAGATTTTAAAATTAACGGATAAATATGAAATTACGGTCCTTGGAAGTGAGCCACATCCGAACTATAACAGGATTATGCTCTCTTATGTTTTGGAGGGTAGTAAGACCATTGAGGATATCATACTGAACGATTTGCAATGGTACGAGGATCAAGGTATTACTTTATATACTGGGAAAATGGTACGGAACATCGACGGAGAAAGAAAGAGGATTCATACTGAGGACGGACTGGAAATTGATTACGATCTAGCTTTGATAGCCACGGGCTCCCAATCGTTTATTTTGCCTATTCCGGGAAAAGAATTACCAGGCGTCATCGGTTTTCGGGATATCGCCGATTGTACGGCAATGCTTGAGGCGGCAAAAACCTATAAAAAGGCAGCGGTCATTGGTGGAGGGCTGTTGGGACTGGAAGCAGCCAAAGGTCTGGTCAATCTCGGCATGGACGTAACGGTCGTTCATTTGATGGAGGATTTGATGGAGCGTCAGCTGGACCGGGAAGCCTCTGCGATGCTGAAAGCAGAACTGGAACGCCAGGGAATCAAATTTGCCATGCAAATGCAAACTGCAGAGGTGTACGGTCAAGATCGGGTACAGGGACTGCGCTTCTCGGATGGAAGCGAGCTGGAAGCAGATTTGCTAGTTATGGCCGTCGGGATCAAGCCTAACATTCAGGTGGCTGTGCAAAGTGGTATAGAAACGAATCGTGGAATTGTAGTCGATGATTTGATGAAGACTTCCATGCCAGATGTATATGCTGTAGGGGAGTGTGCTGAGCACCGCGGGATATGTTACGGTCTGGTTGCCCCGCTATTTGAACAGGGAAGTGTAATTGCCAAACATTTGGCAGGTGCAGATACCGAAGGCTATGCGGGATCAGTGGTTTCCACCAAGCTCAAAATTTCAGGGGTGGATGTTTTCTCGGCTGGCGAATTCATAACTGCTCCTGAGCATACGGTGATCGTAGCAAAGGATGAGTGGAAGCGCACTTACAAAAAAGTACTGCTTCGTGAAAACAAGATTGTTGGAACTGTGCTGTTCGGAGATGTGAGCGAATCTGCTAGTCTTCAGAAATATGTACGGCAGCAAACGTTGATGACAGATGAGATATATGGACAGCTCATGGGTACCGGATGCAGTAAAGACGGGGCTAAAACCTTATCTGCTGAAACGATGGCTGATGATGAAATTGTTTGCGGCTGCAATGGTGTGACTAAAAAGGCGATTGTTGATGCGATCAATGAAAACGGACTGACCACAGTCGACGAAATTAAAGCATGCACCGGAGCAACGCGGTCCTGCGGAGGGTGTAAGCCGGTCGTTGAACAAATTCTCCAGTATGTTCTAGGCGACAGCTTCAAGTCGGCGGCCAAGCAAGGAATATGTGGCTGCACAACCTTGAGCAGGGATGAAATTGTTGCAGCAATCAAAACCAAGGGACTTACAACGACACGTGAAGTGATGAATGTACTCGGCTGGCAGAATGATGAAGGCTGCTCCAAATGCCGCCCGGCACTGAATTATTATTTGGGAATGATTAACCCGGATACGCATGAAAATGAGGAAGATTCCCGGTTTGTGAACGAGCGGTTGCACGCGAATATTCAAAAGGATGGAACGTTTACAGTTGTGCCAAGAATGTACGGCGGTGTTACCACTCCAGAGGATTTGAAAAAAATAGCGGATGTTTCTCTTAAATACAACGTTAAGGTTGTTAAAGTGACAGGCGGCCAGCGGCTGGATTTGATTGGTGTCCGTAAAGAGGATTTGCCTAAGGTGTGGGAAGAACTCGACATGCCGTCGGGATATGCCTACGCAAAATCGCTTCGTACAGTTAAAACCTGTGTCGGGTCACAATTCTGCCGCTTTGGCACACAGGACTCGATGGGAATGGGCGAAGTGCTGGAACGGAAATTCGAGAGACTGGATTTTCCGGCAAAATTCAAATTAGCGGTTAATGGATGCCCACGCAACTGTGCGGAATCATGTACGAAGGATATCGGAATCGTAGGTAATGATGGAGGCTGGGAGATTTTTATCGGCGGCAACGGCGGTATCAAAGCGCGGTTGGCTGATTCGCTCTGCAAAGTGAAGACCGACGATGAACTGATTGATATTGTGGCGGGCGTGATGCAGTTCTACCGTGAAACGGGCCAATATCTGGAACGTACCTCGGAATGGGTTGAACGGACTGGCCTTGAAGAGATTCAGAAGGCTGTCGTTCACGATATAGATAATCGTAAAGCTTTAATAGAACGGATTGAATTTACACTGAAACAGCTTGAAGACCCATGGAAAAAGATTATCCATAATGCGGATTCGCGTAAGAACTTATTTGAAGTCGTTACACCGTCTATGGTGTGA
- a CDS encoding immunoglobulin-like domain-containing protein, with amino-acid sequence MLEGNNFTRNKLKPYRLLIPLLPFLGGAALLIGTNEANAAGSENVVLNKPVTSSGYSQPYDPAKAVDGSYEPTSRWYQAGNGQKWIQVDLRDWYIVDRYGVAGMGIISGWQDQRDPYGFRLQTSSDGSNWVTVDTVQNNTNPNFETSITPVTARFLRLYIDQGNARNNLWTSIMEFAAYGERLPVPQAPSHFTGTKNGNTVELSWDAVPYATSYKVIRNGITLYAGPLTRFTDSTALPPGAAVYSLQAVNARGESTPSEVTVNIPTDADDVAQAKDALALGFASGDSATAVSQPLALPLSGLNGTTVSWNSDAPDVITNTGTVTRPSYDAGDKTVKLTATITKGTALDTRTFEVTVLKASAQDTLDQAANHLTLGDLSAIKENISLPFSGDGGVLIQWSSANALVISADGTLTRPSYSHGDTDVTLTATLQLAGLTKIKNFTAHVLRLPMNDTEAVDAAYRVLELPMTTVTGDVYLPKDALNGVQVSWTSNQPEFLDHTGHVTFPSYVQGDQTITLEVVLARGGVELRKTFSLLVPALPVSADEAVNLAANTLKLDYPQGIKDSIALPQTGAFDTQIDWSSDQPDILSSSGQVNRPKYTDGDVNVRLIAIISKGTASAQRTFSITVLKALPNTPYVRLNGNNPIVLETGDSFTDPGASVLDSVYGNVLIPELSGSGDVDTDVPGIYVLNYAYNDNGGWTAEPAERRVNVLPRAVQAIAGTGSVASVIVTGALPGARLELYNVQQQLIAEGIASGEGKYMFTPVPEGASYYVLQNVNGMQSVPSELVYAQGLTAQRVADSITSIPAPTASDTLLRLPVVPDGFRLTISSSSQPDIVRTDGTIIQAATPSVVAVILDVTKVSDGSHALTQAIEVMIPAKISVNTGKSNKDKEEDQALQAGLSGQGKEVSLFVPTAAYVNEQIQQALREGKAYADIHLEQEKQINRVILSHALLNKWDKVGAAVISRYGTLMISSDALTRMASGQEDVTLSFQHADAQHVQQMRDWAEQQSSLKLIGPVVDIKANVTGTSSIVLPLDNESLSKVQNAEPQFSILVIHENGEREVLKGTAVMDSKGMLSGVSLNTTRLSTFAVAASTDARPQTDHTNVQNNPINSSDSQELAQVWPDVQGHWAANSLQSLAAKGWIQGYKDGNMRPERAVSRAEFVSILIRALGTTEDKGASTDFTDLKGHWAAAAVDTAHRQGWIQGLTVQTFGPDESLTREQAMVILSHAVADKVSAPSKAAPQSYKDEQQIASWASTAFENAIGSGWISGYPDGTLRPKAAISRGELAEMLIRIFK; translated from the coding sequence GTGCTCGAAGGCAATAACTTCACACGCAACAAATTGAAACCCTATCGCTTGCTGATTCCATTGCTACCCTTCCTCGGCGGAGCGGCTTTGCTCATAGGGACGAATGAAGCCAATGCGGCAGGCTCGGAAAATGTGGTGCTTAACAAGCCAGTCACATCCAGCGGCTATAGTCAACCCTATGACCCGGCCAAGGCAGTCGACGGTTCCTATGAACCAACAAGCCGCTGGTATCAAGCCGGCAACGGCCAAAAATGGATTCAGGTAGATTTAAGAGACTGGTATATCGTAGACCGTTATGGTGTAGCAGGCATGGGGATCATCAGTGGATGGCAGGATCAACGCGACCCTTATGGCTTTCGATTGCAAACAAGCAGTGACGGAAGCAATTGGGTTACTGTCGATACCGTTCAGAATAATACGAATCCTAATTTTGAAACGAGCATCACTCCTGTAACCGCACGATTCTTGCGATTATATATTGATCAAGGAAATGCGAGAAACAATCTGTGGACTTCTATCATGGAATTCGCAGCTTATGGGGAGCGATTACCCGTTCCGCAGGCTCCAAGTCATTTTACAGGAACCAAAAATGGAAATACGGTGGAGTTAAGCTGGGACGCTGTTCCTTACGCCACGTCATACAAGGTCATCAGAAATGGCATCACATTGTATGCAGGACCATTAACCCGATTCACAGATTCCACGGCATTACCGCCAGGTGCGGCTGTTTACAGTCTGCAGGCTGTGAATGCTCGGGGAGAAAGTACTCCCTCGGAGGTCACAGTGAACATCCCTACGGATGCCGATGATGTTGCACAGGCCAAAGACGCACTTGCTCTGGGCTTTGCTTCGGGTGACTCAGCCACAGCAGTATCACAGCCGCTGGCATTGCCACTGTCTGGATTGAACGGTACGACGGTGAGTTGGAACTCAGATGCCCCGGATGTCATTACTAATACAGGGACTGTAACGCGTCCGAGCTACGATGCGGGAGACAAGACGGTAAAGCTGACAGCGACGATTACAAAGGGAACCGCTTTAGATACCCGAACCTTCGAGGTTACGGTACTGAAAGCTTCTGCTCAAGATACACTGGACCAGGCTGCGAATCATCTCACACTAGGCGATTTGTCTGCCATAAAAGAAAATATATCTCTCCCTTTTTCTGGAGATGGTGGTGTGCTAATTCAATGGTCATCAGCTAATGCGCTTGTTATTTCAGCAGATGGAACACTGACCAGACCCTCCTATAGTCATGGAGATACCGATGTTACCCTGACAGCTACCCTACAGCTCGCTGGCTTAACGAAAATAAAGAATTTTACTGCACACGTACTCCGTCTGCCAATGAATGACACCGAGGCCGTTGACGCAGCATACAGAGTGCTTGAATTGCCGATGACTACAGTAACTGGAGACGTATATTTGCCAAAAGACGCTCTGAATGGCGTTCAGGTGTCGTGGACTTCAAATCAGCCTGAATTCCTGGATCATACTGGACATGTAACATTCCCGAGCTATGTACAGGGTGATCAGACCATCACACTGGAAGTGGTTCTGGCAAGAGGCGGGGTTGAGCTTCGAAAAACATTCAGCCTGCTCGTGCCCGCATTGCCTGTAAGCGCTGATGAAGCAGTGAATTTGGCGGCAAATACACTGAAACTGGATTACCCGCAAGGGATTAAGGATTCTATTGCTCTGCCACAGACAGGGGCATTCGACACCCAGATCGACTGGTCTTCGGATCAACCGGATATCCTCAGCAGCAGCGGTCAGGTGAATCGGCCCAAATATACAGACGGTGATGTGAATGTACGCTTAATAGCAATCATTTCTAAAGGTACAGCTTCTGCACAAAGAACATTCTCGATCACAGTGTTAAAGGCATTGCCGAATACACCTTATGTACGATTGAACGGCAATAATCCGATTGTCCTGGAAACTGGGGACAGCTTCACCGATCCGGGAGCCAGTGTACTGGACAGCGTATACGGCAATGTCCTGATCCCTGAGCTGTCAGGCAGCGGTGATGTCGATACAGATGTACCTGGCATATACGTATTGAACTATGCTTATAACGACAATGGAGGCTGGACGGCAGAGCCAGCCGAACGCCGTGTAAACGTACTGCCACGTGCTGTTCAAGCCATAGCAGGCACAGGGAGTGTCGCCTCAGTGATCGTTACAGGTGCCTTGCCAGGGGCTCGGCTGGAGCTGTACAATGTCCAGCAGCAGCTTATAGCGGAAGGGATCGCTTCGGGAGAAGGGAAATATATGTTTACCCCCGTTCCCGAGGGTGCCAGCTACTATGTGCTGCAGAACGTAAATGGCATGCAAAGCGTTCCTTCAGAGTTAGTATATGCCCAAGGTTTAACCGCCCAGCGTGTCGCGGATTCCATCACAAGCATACCTGCTCCTACAGCAAGTGATACACTGCTCAGGTTGCCTGTTGTACCCGATGGTTTCCGTCTGACCATTAGCAGCAGCAGCCAGCCAGACATCGTGCGGACCGATGGAACGATTATTCAGGCAGCAACTCCATCCGTTGTAGCTGTAATATTGGATGTCACAAAGGTAAGTGATGGTTCTCATGCTTTGACACAAGCAATAGAAGTCATGATCCCCGCCAAGATTAGTGTGAACACGGGGAAGTCTAACAAAGATAAAGAGGAAGATCAGGCTCTACAGGCAGGATTGTCCGGACAGGGGAAAGAGGTCTCCCTCTTTGTTCCAACAGCGGCATATGTGAATGAGCAGATACAACAAGCACTTCGAGAAGGCAAGGCGTACGCAGACATTCATTTGGAGCAGGAAAAACAGATTAACCGTGTTATCCTTTCTCATGCTTTACTGAATAAATGGGATAAGGTTGGAGCTGCCGTGATATCCCGATATGGAACACTGATGATATCCAGCGACGCCTTAACCCGTATGGCTTCAGGCCAGGAGGACGTTACTTTGTCCTTCCAGCATGCAGATGCACAACATGTACAGCAGATGCGCGATTGGGCGGAGCAACAATCCAGCCTAAAGCTGATAGGTCCGGTTGTAGACATCAAAGCCAACGTGACAGGAACCTCGTCCATCGTTCTACCGCTGGATAACGAATCCTTAAGTAAAGTACAGAATGCGGAGCCTCAATTCTCCATTCTTGTTATTCATGAAAATGGCGAGCGTGAGGTTCTAAAAGGCACTGCTGTGATGGATTCAAAAGGCATGTTGTCAGGTGTGAGTCTGAATACGACCCGGTTAAGTACCTTTGCCGTTGCCGCCTCCACCGACGCAAGGCCTCAAACCGACCATACAAATGTGCAAAATAACCCTATAAATTCATCGGATTCGCAAGAGCTCGCTCAGGTATGGCCCGATGTACAAGGACATTGGGCAGCGAATTCCCTGCAATCTCTTGCAGCCAAAGGCTGGATACAAGGATATAAAGACGGCAATATGCGCCCTGAGCGCGCGGTAAGCCGTGCAGAATTTGTGTCCATACTCATCAGAGCTTTGGGGACTACCGAAGACAAGGGTGCATCTACAGATTTTACAGATTTGAAAGGGCACTGGGCTGCAGCAGCCGTGGATACCGCTCATCGTCAAGGGTGGATTCAAGGGCTAACCGTTCAGACATTCGGCCCTGATGAAAGCCTTACACGTGAACAGGCGATGGTGATCCTGTCACATGCAGTAGCGGATAAAGTATCTGCTCCAAGCAAGGCTGCACCGCAGTCCTATAAGGATGAGCAGCAGATTGCCTCCTGGGCTTCCACTGCATTCGAAAATGCTATAGGCTCCGGTTGGATCAGCGGATATCCTGATGGGACGCTTAGACCGAAGGCAGCCATCAGCAGAGGTGAGCTGGCGGAAATGCTAATACGTATTTTCAAATAA
- a CDS encoding beta-glucoside-specific PTS transporter subunit IIABC, whose protein sequence is MSNEQLAKDILASIGGEENVSSLVHCATRLRFKLKNRELADKSKTQNIAGVITVVESGGQYQVVIGNTVGDVYKDITKISSIGDDDKSNASAATEGNWFNKTVDIISGIFTPFLGALAASGILKGLLLMLVSLGWLTKTGGVYSIWFAAADSIFYFLPLAIAVTSSRKFGANTFVALAVAGALVYPNIITLYNDKADITFFNIPVVLMSYTSSVIPVIIAVWLLSILEKFLNRVIHDSVKNFITPLICLMVIVPLTLIAVGPIGIYASLGMAKGYTFLYNLSPIVAGVIMGAGWQLLVVMGLHWAFIPIMYNNIAVYGYDTMKPLMAPSNFAQAGAALGVFLKTKNPKVRAIAGPAAITGLFGITEPIIYGISIRYKKPFVWAIIGGAIAGAITGASGSVAIAPGIPGLASLPIFFGTGFAGFVIAIIVAYVFTAITTYFFGFNDSMEKEMIAVHEEKKEAGTPAPALTNENISSPLTGAVKPLSEISDEVFSTGAMGKGVAIVPEDGKLLSPFNGTIANAFRTGHAIGLVSDGGTEVLVHIGMDTVKLKGQHFKMHIAEGDRVTKGQLLVEFNIEEIKALGYDLTTPVIVTNTAQYAEIKVLGSSRVQTGDSLLEVKR, encoded by the coding sequence ATGTCAAATGAACAGCTGGCAAAAGATATATTGGCGTCCATCGGAGGAGAAGAGAATGTCTCCAGCTTGGTGCATTGCGCCACTCGGCTGCGGTTTAAACTAAAAAACAGAGAGCTGGCTGATAAAAGCAAAACGCAAAACATTGCCGGCGTCATTACGGTGGTCGAAAGCGGCGGACAATATCAAGTGGTCATCGGCAATACGGTAGGCGATGTGTATAAAGACATTACAAAGATCAGCAGCATTGGAGATGACGACAAATCAAATGCATCCGCTGCTACTGAAGGCAACTGGTTCAACAAAACGGTGGACATTATTTCCGGTATTTTCACACCATTTTTGGGGGCACTAGCGGCTTCCGGGATTTTGAAAGGGCTTTTATTAATGCTCGTCTCGCTGGGATGGCTCACCAAAACAGGTGGTGTCTATTCGATCTGGTTCGCTGCCGCAGACAGTATCTTTTATTTCCTGCCGCTGGCGATTGCAGTCACTTCTTCGAGAAAGTTTGGAGCGAATACGTTTGTAGCGCTTGCAGTAGCGGGAGCTCTGGTATACCCGAATATTATTACTTTATATAACGATAAAGCGGATATTACGTTCTTCAATATTCCTGTTGTTCTTATGAGTTATACTTCCTCGGTTATTCCGGTGATTATTGCGGTTTGGTTGCTATCAATTTTGGAGAAATTCCTGAATAGAGTTATTCATGATAGCGTGAAAAATTTTATAACGCCACTTATTTGTCTTATGGTCATTGTTCCCTTGACTCTGATTGCGGTTGGACCGATTGGAATATATGCGAGCTTGGGAATGGCTAAGGGCTACACTTTCTTATATAATTTGAGTCCGATTGTAGCAGGGGTTATTATGGGTGCTGGATGGCAGCTGCTGGTAGTTATGGGACTGCACTGGGCGTTTATTCCTATTATGTACAATAACATTGCGGTATACGGTTATGATACCATGAAACCATTAATGGCACCTTCTAACTTTGCACAAGCAGGTGCAGCACTGGGTGTATTCCTTAAAACTAAAAATCCAAAAGTGAGAGCGATTGCAGGGCCTGCGGCGATAACTGGTTTGTTTGGCATCACGGAACCGATCATCTACGGGATTAGTATCCGCTATAAAAAACCGTTCGTATGGGCTATTATCGGGGGTGCTATCGCCGGGGCGATCACGGGTGCTTCAGGCTCCGTGGCCATTGCTCCAGGTATACCGGGCTTGGCATCCCTGCCGATTTTCTTCGGCACGGGTTTCGCGGGATTCGTCATTGCCATTATAGTAGCTTATGTATTCACAGCCATTACCACATATTTCTTTGGATTTAATGATTCTATGGAAAAAGAAATGATTGCAGTCCATGAAGAGAAGAAAGAAGCTGGAACCCCAGCTCCTGCGCTGACGAACGAGAATATTTCCAGCCCGCTGACGGGTGCTGTCAAACCGTTATCCGAGATATCTGATGAAGTGTTCTCTACGGGAGCCATGGGTAAAGGCGTTGCTATTGTACCTGAGGATGGCAAATTGCTCTCGCCGTTCAATGGAACGATAGCTAATGCCTTCCGCACAGGCCATGCGATTGGACTTGTATCGGATGGGGGAACGGAGGTCCTTGTTCACATCGGCATGGACACTGTTAAATTAAAGGGACAGCATTTTAAAATGCATATCGCAGAAGGTGATCGGGTTACCAAAGGTCAACTGCTGGTCGAGTTCAATATTGAGGAAATTAAAGCTCTGGGGTATGACCTGACGACACCGGTTATTGTGACCAACACGGCTCAATATGCGGAAATTAAAGTGCTGGGCAGCAGCCGGGTGCAAACGGGAGATTCATTGTTGGAGGTCAAGCGATAA